Proteins co-encoded in one Aphelocoma coerulescens isolate FSJ_1873_10779 chromosome 21, UR_Acoe_1.0, whole genome shotgun sequence genomic window:
- the TMEM201 gene encoding transmembrane protein 201 isoform X3, translated as MDGAGLGVTACAAAAGLLLYRIARRKKPTHVSVNCWFCNQDTVVPYGNRNCWDCPNCEQYNGFQENGDYNKPIPAQYMEHLNHVVSGSPTFCDPAKPQQWVSSQILLCKKCNNHQTMKIKQLASFSPREEGKYDEEIEVYKHHLEQTYKLCRPCQAAVEYYIKHQNRQLRALLLSHHFRRRETDKSYSQNLCSSSSSTSITTPAQVILLRFLAFLSCTFLVLMALYGSGDPFSLSTAVPAAVPSGPVRNRTGTSPRAGGGSEGSVRGWRELLRLLPERLVENLSAAWAYGKNHQMAVAVLGLFTCLLAMFLAGRIRLRRIDAFASVLWFVVMSLHLAERYLKVDTPSWLDTAKFGTTSLCCLVGFTAAVATRKSTGQRRFRPRRSEPEQ; from the exons ATGGACGGAGCCGGGCTGGGCGTCACCGCTTGCGCCGCGGCCGCGGGGCTGCTGCTCTACCGCATCGCGCGGAG GAAGAAGCCCACGCACGTGTCGGTGAACTGCTGGTTCTGCAATCAGGACACGGTGGTGCCGTACGGGAACCGCAACTGCTGGGACTGCCCCAACTGCGAGCAGTACAACGGCTTCCAGGAG AATGGAGACTACAACAAGCCCATCCCTGCCCAGTACATGGAACACCTTAACCACGTTGTGTCGGGCAGTCCGACTTTCTGTGACCCCGCCAAACCGCAGCAGTGGGTGAGCAGCCAAATTCTGCTCTGCAAGAAATGCAACAACCATCAAACCATGAAAATCAAACAGCTGGCTTCATTCTCACCAAGGGAGGAG GGCAAGTACGATGAGGAGATTGAGGTGTACAAGCACCACCTGGAGCAGACCTACAAGCTGTGCCGCCCGTGCCAGGCTGCTGTGGAGTATTACATCAAACACCAGAACCGGCAGCTGCGGGCGCTGCTGCTCAGCCACCACTTCAGGCGCCGGGAGACGGACAAGAGCTACAGCCAG AATTTGtgttcatcctcctcttccactTCCATCACCACACCAGCTCAGGTGATACTTCTGCGGTTCCTGGCCTTCCTCAGCTGTACGTTCCTGGTTCTGATGGCCTTGTACGGGTCAGGCGACCCCTTCTCCCTCAGCACAGCcgtccctgctgctgtcccctctggCCCCGTGCGCAACAGGACTGGCACGAGCCCCCGTGCAGGCGGGGGCAGCGAGGGCTCGGTGAGGGGCTGGCGGGAGCTGCTGCGCCTGCTCCCGGAGCGCCTGGTGGAGAACCTGAGCGCGGCGTGGGCCTACGGCAAGAATCACCAGATGGCAGTGGCCGTGCTGGGGCTCTTCACCTGCCTGCTGGCCATGTTCCTGGCCGGGCGCATCAG GCTCCGGCGAATCGATGCGTTTGCCTCAGTCCTGTGGTTCGTAGTGATGAGTCTGCATTTGGCCGAGAGGTACCTGAAGGTGGACACGCCCAGCTGGCTGGACACGGCCAAGTTTGGCACCACGTCCCTGTGCTGCCTGGTGGGCTTCACCGCAGCCGTGGCCACGCGGAAGTCAACGGGCCAGCGGAGATTCCGGCCCCGAAGGTCAGAGCCAGAGCAGTGA
- the TMEM201 gene encoding transmembrane protein 201 isoform X2, translating into MDGAGLGVTACAAAAGLLLYRIARRKKPTHVSVNCWFCNQDTVVPYGNRNCWDCPNCEQYNGFQENGDYNKPIPAQYMEHLNHVVSGSPTFCDPAKPQQWVSSQILLCKKCNNHQTMKIKQLASFSPREEGKYDEEIEVYKHHLEQTYKLCRPCQAAVEYYIKHQNRQLRALLLSHHFRRRETDKSYSQNLCSSSSSTSITTPAQVILLRFLAFLSCTFLVLMALYGSGDPFSLSTAVPAAVPSGPVRNRTGTSPRAGGGSEGSVRGWRELLRLLPERLVENLSAAWAYGKNHQMAVAVLGLFTCLLAMFLAGRIRLRRIDAFASVLWFVVMSLHLAERYLKVDTPSWLDTAKFGTTSLCCLVGFTAAVATRKSTGQRRFRPRRSSGTWRGWAPGAARPAHPWLLLEACPAPGPCLAHVFSLIKLVRIGDGCLLLADK; encoded by the exons ATGGACGGAGCCGGGCTGGGCGTCACCGCTTGCGCCGCGGCCGCGGGGCTGCTGCTCTACCGCATCGCGCGGAG GAAGAAGCCCACGCACGTGTCGGTGAACTGCTGGTTCTGCAATCAGGACACGGTGGTGCCGTACGGGAACCGCAACTGCTGGGACTGCCCCAACTGCGAGCAGTACAACGGCTTCCAGGAG AATGGAGACTACAACAAGCCCATCCCTGCCCAGTACATGGAACACCTTAACCACGTTGTGTCGGGCAGTCCGACTTTCTGTGACCCCGCCAAACCGCAGCAGTGGGTGAGCAGCCAAATTCTGCTCTGCAAGAAATGCAACAACCATCAAACCATGAAAATCAAACAGCTGGCTTCATTCTCACCAAGGGAGGAG GGCAAGTACGATGAGGAGATTGAGGTGTACAAGCACCACCTGGAGCAGACCTACAAGCTGTGCCGCCCGTGCCAGGCTGCTGTGGAGTATTACATCAAACACCAGAACCGGCAGCTGCGGGCGCTGCTGCTCAGCCACCACTTCAGGCGCCGGGAGACGGACAAGAGCTACAGCCAG AATTTGtgttcatcctcctcttccactTCCATCACCACACCAGCTCAGGTGATACTTCTGCGGTTCCTGGCCTTCCTCAGCTGTACGTTCCTGGTTCTGATGGCCTTGTACGGGTCAGGCGACCCCTTCTCCCTCAGCACAGCcgtccctgctgctgtcccctctggCCCCGTGCGCAACAGGACTGGCACGAGCCCCCGTGCAGGCGGGGGCAGCGAGGGCTCGGTGAGGGGCTGGCGGGAGCTGCTGCGCCTGCTCCCGGAGCGCCTGGTGGAGAACCTGAGCGCGGCGTGGGCCTACGGCAAGAATCACCAGATGGCAGTGGCCGTGCTGGGGCTCTTCACCTGCCTGCTGGCCATGTTCCTGGCCGGGCGCATCAG GCTCCGGCGAATCGATGCGTTTGCCTCAGTCCTGTGGTTCGTAGTGATGAGTCTGCATTTGGCCGAGAGGTACCTGAAGGTGGACACGCCCAGCTGGCTGGACACGGCCAAGTTTGGCACCACGTCCCTGTGCTGCCTGGTGGGCTTCACCGCAGCCGTGGCCACGCGGAAGTCAACGGGCCAGCGGAGATTCCGGCCCCGAAG GTCCTCTGGAACCTGGAGAGGTTGGGCCCCTGGGGCTGCAAGACCAGCACATCCCTGGCTGCTGTTAGAGGCATGTCCTGCACCAGGACCCTGCTTGGCTCACGTGTTCAGCCTCATTAAGCTGGTCAGGATTGGTGATGGCTGCCTCCTACTAGCAGATAAGTAG
- the TMEM201 gene encoding transmembrane protein 201 isoform X1 — protein MDGAGLGVTACAAAAGLLLYRIARRKKPTHVSVNCWFCNQDTVVPYGNRNCWDCPNCEQYNGFQENGDYNKPIPAQYMEHLNHVVSGSPTFCDPAKPQQWVSSQILLCKKCNNHQTMKIKQLASFSPREEGKYDEEIEVYKHHLEQTYKLCRPCQAAVEYYIKHQNRQLRALLLSHHFRRRETDKSYSQNLCSSSSSTSITTPAQVILLRFLAFLSCTFLVLMALYGSGDPFSLSTAVPAAVPSGPVRNRTGTSPRAGGGSEGSVRGWRELLRLLPERLVENLSAAWAYGKNHQMAVAVLGLFTCLLAMFLAGRIRLRRIDAFASVLWFVVMSLHLAERYLKVDTPSWLDTAKFGTTSLCCLVGFTAAVATRKSTGQRRFRPRRYLSGDSITVFPSSPGTAFPSPATSLFVPTPPSILHLTNQQLFRSPRRTSSSSLPGRLNRALSLGTIPSLARADSGYLFSGSRPASQSSQSKESPTSEPFSLLSGSGVPSRIPSPAPSVAGSVTSSSGSLRFRRPLISPARLNLKGQKLLLFPSQNEALLTPSGSEEHTHSDSNIFAPELPSFPRKNLVERGVPDMRSAMEGGSICSDNSIKKEDQSSHSSTCVVDTTTKGEDLAGWRGRFGVSALRGLLAVSLTLNAVFTSAYVYRSLR, from the exons ATGGACGGAGCCGGGCTGGGCGTCACCGCTTGCGCCGCGGCCGCGGGGCTGCTGCTCTACCGCATCGCGCGGAG GAAGAAGCCCACGCACGTGTCGGTGAACTGCTGGTTCTGCAATCAGGACACGGTGGTGCCGTACGGGAACCGCAACTGCTGGGACTGCCCCAACTGCGAGCAGTACAACGGCTTCCAGGAG AATGGAGACTACAACAAGCCCATCCCTGCCCAGTACATGGAACACCTTAACCACGTTGTGTCGGGCAGTCCGACTTTCTGTGACCCCGCCAAACCGCAGCAGTGGGTGAGCAGCCAAATTCTGCTCTGCAAGAAATGCAACAACCATCAAACCATGAAAATCAAACAGCTGGCTTCATTCTCACCAAGGGAGGAG GGCAAGTACGATGAGGAGATTGAGGTGTACAAGCACCACCTGGAGCAGACCTACAAGCTGTGCCGCCCGTGCCAGGCTGCTGTGGAGTATTACATCAAACACCAGAACCGGCAGCTGCGGGCGCTGCTGCTCAGCCACCACTTCAGGCGCCGGGAGACGGACAAGAGCTACAGCCAG AATTTGtgttcatcctcctcttccactTCCATCACCACACCAGCTCAGGTGATACTTCTGCGGTTCCTGGCCTTCCTCAGCTGTACGTTCCTGGTTCTGATGGCCTTGTACGGGTCAGGCGACCCCTTCTCCCTCAGCACAGCcgtccctgctgctgtcccctctggCCCCGTGCGCAACAGGACTGGCACGAGCCCCCGTGCAGGCGGGGGCAGCGAGGGCTCGGTGAGGGGCTGGCGGGAGCTGCTGCGCCTGCTCCCGGAGCGCCTGGTGGAGAACCTGAGCGCGGCGTGGGCCTACGGCAAGAATCACCAGATGGCAGTGGCCGTGCTGGGGCTCTTCACCTGCCTGCTGGCCATGTTCCTGGCCGGGCGCATCAG GCTCCGGCGAATCGATGCGTTTGCCTCAGTCCTGTGGTTCGTAGTGATGAGTCTGCATTTGGCCGAGAGGTACCTGAAGGTGGACACGCCCAGCTGGCTGGACACGGCCAAGTTTGGCACCACGTCCCTGTGCTGCCTGGTGGGCTTCACCGCAGCCGTGGCCACGCGGAAGTCAACGGGCCAGCGGAGATTCCGGCCCCGAAG GTACCTCTCTGGGGACTCCATTACTGTCtttcccagcagccctggcacagccttccCTTCACCTGCTACATCTCTGTTTGTCCCAACACCACCCAGTATCCTGCACCTgacaaaccagcagctcttcaggTCCCCACGCAgaacttcctcctcctcccttcccgGCCGTCTCAACAGAGCGCTCTCGCTGGGCaccatcccctccctggccaggGCAG ATTCTGGCTACTTGTTCAGTGGAAGCCGACCGGCCTCACAGTCATCCCAGTCCAAGGAATCCCCCACATCAG AGCCCTTCTCCCTGCTGTCCGGCAGCGGGGTCCCCTCCCGCATCCCGTCCCCGGCGCCGTCGGTCGCCGGCTCCGTCACCTCCAGCTCGGGGTCCCTGCGCTTCCGCCGGCCCCTCATCAGCCCCGCCCGCCTCAACCTCAAGGgacagaagctgctgctgttcccgTCGCAGAACGAGGCCCTGCTCACCCCGAGCGGCTCCGAGGAGCACACCCACTCCGACAGCAACATCTTTGCCCCCGAGCTGCCCAGCTTTCCCAGGAAGAACCTCGTGGAGCGGGGAGTGCCTG ATATGAGATCTGCTATGGAAGGGGGGAGTATTTGCAGTGATAATTCCATCAAAAAGGAGGATCAGTCATCACACTCATCTACCTGTGTGGTAGACACAACTACCAAAGGGGAAGATttggcaggatggagag GTCGCTTTGGTGTCTCTGCTCTCCGGGGCCTGCTCGCCGTGAGCCTGACTCTCAATGCTGTCTTCACATCAGCCTATGTCTACAGGAGCCTGCGCTGA